The segment aagctagagcaaccaaatttggtatccacactcctaatatatcggaccgagacgagtttgtttcaaaatttcgccacacccccttccgcccccgcaaaggatgaaaatctggggatattcacaaatctcagagactattaaggctagagtaaccaaatttggtatccgcacttctgttagatctcactataaaacgtatatctcagaatttcgccccccccccttccgcccccacaaagaacgaaaatctgttgcatccacaatattgcacattagagaaaactaaaaacgcagaatcatagataatgactatatctatcagattgctgaatctggatcagatcggatcatttttgtagccaaaacaccgtaacatatgggactggaccagccccatttttggctattcggtggttgaagaggttgagtgagtctgcaaaactctcattccctaaagctgctgaagttattgactccgacttctatgtcgatgacatgttgactggtgctggttgcgtagaggagttaaagacaattaagtctgatgtggctcaggttcttcaaaccgctgggtttgaattgactaaatggttttcgaactcacctgaggtcaccgcatccgagagcacagttaaaccgataacgatctcggactcagagtcaactaaggcgttaggaatatcgtggctgccacacgaagACGTCTTTAAGTTCCAAATTGACACGTCAGCTATGGttctccgagcgacaaaacggaacatattatcggtgacatcaaatctgtttgacccccttggcttgttaagtcctttagtaattaagggaaagatcctactgcaggagctttggctcaacaagctagattgggatgagtcaattccaatgaacttggaaacagcatggaacttattaaaagaatccttgggtcagttggagaagattaccatacctcgatttgtgcatactgatcccatgtcaccgattcaagtacatgcctttgccgacgcatccatgagagcttatggagcctgcgtctatatccgtagaaagactgcaaacaaaacagaacccagcagacatAGTTTCGAGAGGCTGTGACGTAGAGGAAATCGTGCAGTCGATCTGGTTTGGTGGACCAGAGTTCTTAAAGTTTGAAGAAGAGAGCTGGCCCAGAAATCCACACTTCGAGCTTTCCGAAGAAGAGATACAGatggaaagtcggaagaaatcggtcggcctgaccgtcgcggccaagccaaattacttagtggatgtaatcgagggatactcgtcacacctcaaactgctaagAGTATTCGTTTTCGTGTTCCGCTTCATCCGAAAATGCAAAGACAAAGGTCTCAACTTTGGAAAAATTCCGCCATCCGTAGAATACGACGAGGCGTTTCTAAAAATAGTCGAAATAACACAGAAAAATGAGTCTCAAGAAAATATTGAAAGGGTTCGTAAAGGCACCAAGTTAGGCCCCAGTCTTCAGCGCTTGAATCCCTTCATCCATGAAGAGGCTGGGACATGGTgctctttttcgttgttgcgagttggggggcgactaggtaacgctcctatgtcatataatgccaagtttcccgtgttattgacaaaacgctcgcagtttgtgcagacatacgttcgctatctgcatcaaacgaattttcatgccggcccacgagcactcgtgagtatccttagacagcgcatttggatagtgaatgctcaggcggtctgcagggcgacagttaggtcgtgtattcgttgctttaaatgcaagcctctactccagacccaaatgatgacaacttacccgcagaccggctccattttcagtatgtggcgttgatttttgtggcccagtctatacgactctgaaaattcgtggaaggcccccttataagtcctacatagcgttatttgtctgttttgcgtccaaggcggttcatttagaaattgtctccgatttgacgactaattccttcttgttggcattccaaaggttcgtcggtcgtcgaggatgtccgcaacgcgtgaactgcgacaacgcgacaaatttcgtcggagcaagtcgccacttcagcgaactgcggaggaagatagaggcggaagcggacgcgatacgcgaatttgcgtcaagaagcgggtgcgagtttgccttcataccgcctcgagcaccgcacatgggcggactttgggaggccggtgtgaagtctgccaagggcctactcctacgggcagtcggaagcgctctcctcaccgcagaggagctggagaccgtGCTGGTCGGGATCGAAGCGGtactcaactcgcgcccgctaatcccagacccaagcgacggagacgcgctgactcccgggcacctgctgacaggcgggccgctcatcgcacccccagcacccaggaccccggaccaggagggtctgagctgcttaaagcgatggcggcttgtctcgtcagccaggcaaatgttctggcagcgatggtcccggGAGTATATGCTGGGATTGCAAATAAGATGCAAGTGGCACCAGGAGGAGCCAAACATAAAGGAAGGCGACCTCGTAATCGTCGCCGAGGACAACCTGCCCCCTCAACAGTGGCTCCTCGGAAGGGTGGTCGGAACAACCGCCGGGCAGGACGGAAGGGTCAGAGTGGTCGACCTAAGGACGAGCAGCGGAGCCACGTTCAggaggccaatccacaaattggcgcttctgccaatagtttgaagccttccaggccttcaacggggccggtgtagcgccatttggataataataattgttattaggatagtatttcatgaagtctagtgtaagttaggctggggcaaagcgggagcgcaataaaagctcgctccctcgctcttggcgaattcgccccgctttgccaccgtaggtaaggtaggcacagaagaaattgttttaatatatgaaaaaagtcgagaaaaatccatgaaatcgaacgcacgcactcctgttttttcgtcgtattaaaatacaaaattgcagtcacccaagttgtttcggtatcgttatttagaaaaactattctaaaatttcaaTATGCAAGCGCTGCTTAAGTTGGCTGACCTCAAACTAACACAGGATGTGCCAACACGTTGGAACTCAACGTACAAAATGTTTGAACGGCTGTCTATCCTGAAGGAGGCAGTCGTGGCAGCTCTGTCAACAAGGACAGATTTAATTTTGTACACCAGAAGACTGGGATGTCATTGATGGAGTGCTTCCCGTATTAAAGCCATTTTATGAAGTTACAGAAGAGATCTCAGCTGAAAAAACGTAACATTGtcaaaaataattgctttgACTGGATTACTTCAAAGAAAAATGGCTCAAATATATCCAACAGTTAAAAATAACCTAGTTGCCGAAGTAATCAATGAAATCATAAACGAGATGGACGGCAGGTTTAACGATTTCGAGGCTAATATGTTGTATGCGGAGAGCACTGTTCTGGATCCCAGGTTCAAAGGACGCGCATTTAAATCTGCGGAGGCCTTTAAAAGGTCAGTAGCGGATATCAACAAAAAATTGGCTCAAACAATACGGTCACTCCCTGAACCTCCACAAGAAGCTataagcaacaaaaaacaagaagAGGACACAATATGGGCTGAATTTGATACCACTTTTCAGCAAGTAAGCCAACCCACCAACAATACGGCAGCATCCATAAGAGAAATTGATAAGTACCTGGCTGAGGAGTACATCAGCCGAAAAGATGATCCATTGGTATGGTGGAATCAGCGGAAAGCGCAATACCCGCTACTTTATAACTATCTGCTGAAGCGCCTCTGCTTAGTCGCCACCTCAGTGCCATGCGAGCGCATATTTTCAAGTGCAGGAAAACCATACGTACAAGGCGCTCCCTTTTAAAGTCAACAACCgttgaaaatttaatttttttgcatAACAACATGTAAATCGGAAGTGAGTTCAACCTAATTTGTACTTGATTTTTTAAATTGATTAACATTTTTTTCTCTTATAGCGCTAAAATGAAGAAAACGAAAagtataagaattcctatgaaaggatctccttttttttaagttagtataagaattcctatgaaaggatctccttatttttatgttagtaTAAAAATTACTATGAAAGGATCTCCTTATTTTTAAGTtagtataagaattcctataaaaggatctccttatttttatgttagtataagaattcctatgaaaggatctccttatttttacgttagtataagaattcctatgaaaggaaataaaaagtttgtttttttgttatatacattttttttttttttttttaggtaTAAATGTTTGATTAATATTGAAATGTAACGTATTTTATTTGTGTAAAAGTCTGTGGTGCTTAGGGTTCTGTGCATGAATAGTGAACAACTGAGCAAGtcagcaactgagcaagtgagcaactgagcaagtgagcaactgagcaagtgaaTAACTGAGCAAGTGAACAAGTGAGTAACTGAGCAATCTAagagagcaagtgagcaatatgagtgagttgactcacttactaaaaaagaacaagtgaacatgttcaccaaaatgagcaatgtttacccaacactaCTATGCCCATGCATTTCTTCATATTAGAataatactttggaaccccaCTATTGTACTGACCCTAGTATTAACATTAAAAGTTAAATTCGTGTGATTCGGTTTGTTTGGTTTATCATAAAGAAATGTGCAGCTAGATGGAAAGGAACTAAAACTAATACTCGCGCATATGGCCTATCTACTCTGACACACTGATATTTACAAGTTTTCAGCCGCCCTCATCGACcacatggaagcgctttcatcgtTGGATTTGATCGTAATGTGAGTGATAACCTGTGAACGTCTGCTATATGTGAATTCAAAATTTTACGCGAGTCGAAGCGACATTAAAGGTTCCATGCCTCGACCGTAAACTTCCCAGCCGTACTGTAACGCTGACCAATCCAATTGTTcacgtgtttgttttgttctgcTCTTTCGCAAGCAATGTAACTTTCTGCAATTCCAAATCTATCGACAACCGAACTTATGATTGGGATTACGCCACAAGCAATTGCTGTGCACTTTAAAGATGCATCCATCCATCCCTgatttttgcatttaaactgAAAACCATTCGAATATATTTCTATTTGTGTAACGTAACTACCATTATTCCTGAATATACTCTTTATAATTAGTTGACCCTAGTCTAATAAGATCTTTCATCatgatatttttatatatataattaatctTAATTGCAGCTTATTTGAACATATTATCCTTATTACTTTAGTAGCCTTTATATATATCTAACCACTTAGCAGCCATGAGAGCTTGTAGAAAAGTTTAATGAATAAACTGTTTGTAATGAATTCCCTTTAATTGTTGCCGTTATTAAGGATCATGTGGCGCCGCGATGACGTAACCTAGCAGAAGTAGAGCGTTTATTTTAGGGATCGTTCCCCATTACTCAGCCTATTTGGACCGGTGCGatcaaggaagggtgggcaTACCGAGTTGCAATGACACCGCCAGCAACTCCCGCTCGAATTCGTTCCGCTGACTCATCTCCCCACACTGTCATTtctctgtaaatttcttccgTCTGAACCTTGAACCGCACGCCaaacttatttttattgtctttGCTCCTTATGCTCGAGCTCGTGACGCGATCTCTCCCTACCCCACCCCCACTCTACCCGACTAACCATGAGACCGGCAGCAACGCGTGCATGGATCTCGATCATACCctccatctgctcgtctaccGTTTCAGATCCTAGCCTCCTGCTTCGTTATCTGTTACAACAGACACTTTTTGGGCTTcgatttttggttttttcccGTCGCTTTATGGCTCTGCAAATTTGATTTAGTGTAGTCGAAAACCATTCTCTTGTCTGCCGTCCTTGAGCTCACGATTTTCTGCATTTGGAAGTCGTAATGTGCTTAGAGTTGGCaataaacatacatacatatgtgtttgTGTATGTGAGTCTACGAAGCCATTGACGTCAAACTGCTACACACAGAATGTGTGTAAGCACTACAAGTAGAAGCAAAATCGAATG is part of the Drosophila miranda strain MSH22 chromosome Y unlocalized genomic scaffold, D.miranda_PacBio2.1 Contig_Y1_pilon, whole genome shotgun sequence genome and harbors:
- the LOC117192094 gene encoding zinc finger BED domain-containing protein 1-like, producing MAQIYPTVKNNLVAEVINEIINEMDGRFNDFEANMLYAESTVLDPRFKGRAFKSAEAFKRSVADINKKLAQTIRSLPEPPQEAISNKKQEEDTIWAEFDTTFQQVSQPTNNTAASIREIDKYLAEEYISRKDDPLVWWNQRKAQYPLLYNYLLKRLCLVATSVPCERIFSSAGKPYVQGAPF